The following are encoded in a window of Prochlorococcus marinus CUG1417 genomic DNA:
- a CDS encoding peptidogalycan biosysnthesis protein produces MNQKIHKVEVKLSIKEISKEIWNELTNEIKNPFYEWTWLKNLEISKSVSRETGWQPLYFVAYKNEEILGIAPLFLKNHSYGEFIFDQSFARLAQELNLNYYPKLIGMSPYSPVNGYQFLYKKNGDKKEITNLLINHIESFAITNKILSCNFLYIDESWGNHLKSLGYHKWINSSSEWRNNGEKTFDDFLCRFNSNQRKNIKKERKSITKQDVKVEIFSEDDINQEILKKMHNFYEQHCSRWGVWGSKYLTSTFFEKIVANKKNILLFSASKNDSNDIFAMSMCIKNKNNLWGRYWGSQEDISNLHFELCYYQPIEWAIKNSIHFFDPGAGGKHKRRRGFFAKRTVSLHKWFDKNMENIIYPWLNEVNKQTQKEIEFENNSIPFK; encoded by the coding sequence ATGAACCAAAAAATACATAAAGTTGAAGTCAAATTGTCAATCAAGGAAATATCCAAGGAGATATGGAATGAATTAACAAATGAAATCAAAAATCCATTCTATGAATGGACTTGGCTTAAAAACCTTGAAATATCAAAAAGTGTCTCAAGAGAAACTGGTTGGCAACCTCTATATTTTGTTGCTTATAAAAATGAAGAAATATTAGGAATTGCTCCACTTTTTTTAAAAAATCATAGCTATGGAGAATTCATTTTTGATCAATCATTTGCAAGATTGGCTCAAGAGCTGAATTTAAATTATTACCCTAAATTAATTGGAATGAGTCCTTATAGTCCTGTAAATGGATATCAATTTCTTTATAAAAAAAATGGAGATAAGAAAGAAATTACAAATTTACTCATAAACCATATCGAAAGCTTTGCGATTACAAACAAAATTTTAAGTTGTAATTTTTTATATATTGACGAAAGCTGGGGCAACCATCTTAAATCTTTGGGATACCATAAATGGATAAATTCCAGCAGTGAATGGAGAAATAATGGAGAAAAGACATTTGATGACTTTCTTTGTAGATTTAACTCTAATCAGAGAAAAAATATAAAAAAAGAGAGAAAATCAATTACTAAACAAGATGTAAAAGTAGAAATTTTTAGTGAAGATGATATCAACCAAGAAATCCTCAAAAAAATGCATAATTTTTATGAACAGCATTGTTCTAGGTGGGGAGTTTGGGGAAGTAAATATCTAACATCTACATTTTTCGAAAAAATTGTTGCTAATAAAAAAAATATTTTACTTTTTAGTGCATCAAAAAATGATTCAAATGATATTTTTGCCATGTCGATGTGCATTAAAAATAAAAACAACTTATGGGGTAGATATTGGGGAAGTCAAGAAGACATATCTAATTTACATTTTGAATTATGCTACTACCAGCCAATTGAATGGGCAATAAAAAATAGTATCCATTTTTTTGATCCTGGAGCGGGGGGTAAACATAAAAGGCGGAGAGGGTTTTTTGCAAAAAGGACCGTTAGCTTGCATAAGTGGTTTGACAAAAATATGGAAAATATAATTTATCCTTGGCTAAATGAAGTTAATAAACAAACCCAGAAGGAAATTGAATTTGAGAATAATTCTATACCCTTTAAATAA
- a CDS encoding dihydrofolate reductase family protein, with translation MSIPRVIIVIASSLDGRIAFPGGGESHLGSEEDKRMLNQHLSMVDATIFGLGTLIAHQSTYLIKNLYGNDEVTLSKKQPISIVASNSKKFNSNWEYFRQPIRRWLISSSKVDNSSNNDFEKQLFFEDSWSKTLISLKKQGINDLALLGGAKLINSFIKEDLITDIKITIIPQIIGGKYTWIPQEETNEIFNLKRLWEIKSIKNLMNNEIHIHYKKI, from the coding sequence TTGAGTATCCCAAGAGTAATAATTGTTATAGCATCTAGTCTTGATGGGAGAATTGCATTTCCCGGAGGTGGAGAATCGCATCTAGGAAGCGAAGAAGATAAAAGAATGTTAAATCAACACTTATCAATGGTTGACGCCACCATTTTTGGTTTAGGTACTTTAATAGCTCATCAATCAACTTACCTAATTAAAAATCTCTATGGTAATGACGAAGTAACATTATCAAAAAAACAACCAATTTCTATAGTTGCCTCAAATAGCAAAAAATTTAACAGTAATTGGGAATACTTTCGTCAACCAATTAGAAGATGGCTAATAAGCTCAAGTAAAGTTGATAATTCGTCGAATAATGACTTCGAGAAACAACTCTTTTTCGAAGATTCATGGAGTAAAACTTTAATTTCACTTAAAAAACAAGGGATAAATGATCTAGCTCTTTTAGGAGGTGCAAAACTTATAAATTCATTTATAAAAGAGGATCTAATAACAGATATAAAAATTACAATAATTCCACAAATTATTGGAGGTAAATATACATGGATACCTCAAGAAGAAACAAATGAGATTTTTAATCTCAAAAGACTATGGGAAATAAAATCAATTAAAAATTTAATGAATAATGAAATCCATATTCATTACAAAAAAATTTGA
- a CDS encoding 6-pyruvoyl trahydropterin synthase family protein, translating to MTSTQSKPLHGKGRECVITRRACFSSSHRYWLPEKTPEENLSLFGNCSIAPGHGHNYELIVSMGGELDSDGMVLNLSDVKHSIKDKVTGQLDFRFLNDVWPEFNINNQEGILPTTEALVMVIWSRLKDDLPLTSLRLFENPNLWADYFGKNMEAFLTVQTHFAAAHRLAKEEISFDENKKIYGKCARVNGHGHNYLVDITVKGDINKRTGMVCDLSALQEIINELVVEQLDHTFLNKDIEFFKNCVPTAENIALYISDILKDPIHELGATLHKIRLQESPNNAAEIYVDQKLTNSFKLKLENSLVSQT from the coding sequence ATGACTTCTACACAATCCAAACCATTACATGGCAAAGGACGTGAATGCGTCATAACTCGACGTGCCTGCTTTAGTTCTAGTCACCGTTATTGGCTTCCTGAAAAAACCCCAGAAGAAAATTTATCTCTTTTTGGAAATTGCAGTATTGCACCAGGTCATGGTCATAATTATGAACTTATTGTTTCAATGGGTGGAGAACTAGACTCTGATGGAATGGTACTTAATCTCTCTGATGTAAAACACTCTATTAAAGATAAGGTTACTGGACAATTAGATTTTCGTTTTTTAAATGATGTCTGGCCTGAATTTAATATTAATAATCAAGAAGGTATACTTCCCACAACTGAAGCATTGGTAATGGTTATTTGGAGTCGTCTAAAAGATGATTTACCTCTTACAAGTCTAAGGCTTTTTGAAAACCCTAATTTATGGGCAGATTATTTTGGAAAAAACATGGAAGCATTTTTAACAGTACAAACTCATTTTGCAGCCGCTCATAGACTTGCAAAAGAAGAGATTTCCTTTGATGAAAATAAAAAAATCTATGGGAAATGTGCCAGAGTTAATGGACATGGTCATAACTATCTTGTCGATATAACTGTAAAAGGAGACATTAATAAAAGAACCGGAATGGTTTGCGACTTATCTGCACTCCAGGAGATAATTAATGAATTGGTTGTTGAACAACTAGATCATACTTTTCTAAATAAAGACATCGAATTTTTCAAGAATTGTGTTCCAACTGCTGAAAATATAGCTTTATATATTTCTGATATTCTTAAAGATCCAATACATGAACTTGGTGCAACATTACACAAAATAAGACTCCAAGAGAGCCCAAATAATGCTGCAGAAATTTATGTTGATCAAAAGCTAACCAATTCATTTAAGTTGAAACTTGAAAATAGTTTAGTCTCACAAACTTGA
- a CDS encoding shikimate kinase yields MEQSIIKKTVHTLKGRSIFLIGMMGSGKSQTGLKLAELLKYKYIDLDSLIEKLAKKSINQIFNDEGENNFRELEASCLKETIKIPSLVISTGGGIVTKSENWGILRQGIIAWIDLDKDIAIERLKNEIKNRPLLQGKNLNDLYMSIFHSRENLYSQADLRIQVKRENIEEVAMKIINAIHKEIIN; encoded by the coding sequence ATGGAACAATCTATTATCAAAAAAACAGTTCATACTTTAAAGGGCAGAAGCATATTTTTAATAGGAATGATGGGTTCTGGTAAGTCACAAACTGGTTTGAAGCTGGCTGAATTATTGAAGTATAAATATATTGATTTAGATTCGTTAATAGAGAAGTTGGCAAAAAAATCAATCAATCAAATTTTTAATGATGAAGGAGAAAATAATTTCCGTGAATTAGAAGCAAGCTGCCTTAAAGAAACTATCAAAATTCCTTCATTAGTAATTTCTACTGGGGGAGGAATAGTTACCAAATCGGAAAACTGGGGAATCTTAAGGCAGGGAATAATTGCTTGGATAGATCTTGACAAAGATATAGCAATTGAAAGATTGAAAAATGAAATTAAAAATAGACCACTTCTTCAGGGAAAGAATCTGAATGATTTATATATGAGCATTTTTCATTCTAGAGAAAATTTGTATTCTCAAGCAGATTTAAGAATTCAAGTAAAAAGGGAAAATATTGAAGAAGTCGCTATGAAAATAATTAATGCAATTCATAAAGAAATAATTAATTAA
- a CDS encoding chlororespiratory reduction protein 7, which yields MSNPLIRASDHYVLLEPDSKEKIVSKQEAILWLKNWLSKTEAQTIYQNIEGPDNEFFEELLESTYELEIKLGYVIKWFAVRIEPD from the coding sequence ATGTCAAATCCACTAATAAGAGCATCAGATCATTATGTATTATTAGAGCCAGATTCAAAAGAAAAAATTGTATCAAAGCAAGAAGCAATTTTATGGTTAAAGAATTGGCTCAGTAAGACAGAAGCACAAACAATATATCAAAATATAGAAGGTCCTGATAATGAATTTTTTGAAGAATTATTAGAAAGCACTTATGAATTAGAAATAAAATTAGGATACGTTATAAAATGGTTTGCAGTAAGAATTGAGCCAGATTAA
- a CDS encoding DUF6816 family protein: MNILLGLILCLIFQGIFLESSFASVNSNVREFLENRVNQWPELYLPNFKLSDTSQDLIYPQWFEGNWLVTSQDIINDSEEPVIYKVNFFKNDSDLVVGNRAKNSESIGKAIFGDTLIKVVNDPQSINNQITYLKDDFYIDSRITGRNQIQDDDIFFADELVIQTAHKPGASRINQVETISKFQKCSEEILEVDNSIKPSICGVQYVASYGSKVGDPSILAINTNKYKLTFEFIES; encoded by the coding sequence ATGAATATTCTGCTTGGATTAATTCTTTGCTTGATTTTTCAAGGAATTTTTTTAGAAAGTTCTTTTGCTTCTGTAAATTCTAATGTACGAGAGTTTTTGGAAAATCGTGTAAATCAATGGCCAGAATTATATTTACCAAATTTTAAATTGTCGGATACTTCTCAGGATTTAATTTATCCTCAATGGTTCGAGGGGAATTGGCTTGTTACTTCTCAAGATATAATTAATGATTCAGAAGAGCCAGTTATTTATAAAGTAAATTTCTTTAAGAATGATTCAGATTTAGTTGTTGGAAATCGTGCAAAAAATTCTGAATCTATTGGAAAAGCAATATTTGGTGATACCTTAATCAAGGTTGTAAATGATCCTCAATCTATTAATAATCAAATTACTTATTTAAAAGATGATTTTTATATCGATTCAAGAATTACAGGGAGAAATCAGATCCAAGATGATGATATTTTTTTCGCAGATGAGCTAGTTATACAAACTGCACATAAGCCAGGTGCTTCAAGGATTAATCAGGTAGAGACCATTAGTAAATTTCAAAAATGTTCCGAAGAAATTTTGGAAGTTGATAATTCAATCAAACCATCAATTTGTGGAGTGCAATATGTTGCTTCTTATGGTTCAAAAGTTGGTGATCCTTCTATTCTTGCTATAAATACAAATAAATATAAATTGACGTTTGAATTTATTGAGAGTTAG
- a CDS encoding glutathione S-transferase family protein, which yields MITLYQFRHSAFCLKTRMALHAKKLQYRVEEVTPGIGQFEIFKLSGQKQVPVIVDSNDQVINDSSNICEYIDKKNDNNPLFPEDPILFAQCKLIEDWADTTMATTCRKALIKSAIENPQLRTALLPDEIPSSVKSIVDKLPFKNLSKISNVILSSTDNLELQKLLEALSKSLINKKYLVGDSLSIADISIAAQLSLLKFPKSAGPILSGEGSQEYINNPYLENLFIWRNNLEEYLFSANSQ from the coding sequence ATGATTACATTATATCAATTTAGGCATAGTGCTTTTTGTTTAAAAACAAGAATGGCTCTTCATGCAAAAAAACTACAATATCGAGTTGAAGAAGTAACACCTGGAATAGGCCAATTTGAAATCTTTAAATTATCAGGTCAAAAACAAGTACCTGTAATAGTAGATAGTAATGATCAAGTTATTAATGACTCTTCAAATATTTGCGAATATATAGATAAAAAAAATGATAACAATCCACTTTTTCCTGAGGACCCAATATTATTTGCACAATGCAAACTAATTGAAGACTGGGCAGATACTACAATGGCTACAACTTGTAGAAAAGCTCTAATAAAATCTGCAATAGAAAATCCACAGCTAAGAACTGCATTACTTCCAGATGAAATACCTTCTTCAGTTAAAAGTATTGTTGATAAATTACCTTTTAAAAATCTTAGTAAAATTTCTAATGTAATTTTGTCTTCTACAGATAATTTAGAACTCCAAAAATTACTGGAAGCTTTATCAAAATCCTTGATCAACAAGAAATATTTAGTCGGAGATAGTTTATCAATTGCAGATATTTCAATTGCTGCTCAATTATCCCTTCTTAAATTTCCAAAGTCTGCAGGACCAATTCTTTCAGGAGAGGGGAGCCAAGAATACATAAACAACCCTTATTTAGAAAATCTTTTCATTTGGAGGAACAACTTAGAAGAATATCTTTTTAGTGCTAACTCTCAATAA
- a CDS encoding DUF751 family protein, with protein sequence MGEFFSNVARYPKYLISIIVGGLVALLEPLFKNRSNPLTIVGLISSVLSAFITVYFVLQAMTNPINLQP encoded by the coding sequence ATGGGCGAATTTTTCTCTAATGTTGCGAGATATCCAAAGTATTTGATATCTATCATTGTTGGGGGACTTGTTGCTTTGCTTGAACCTTTATTCAAAAATAGATCAAATCCTCTCACAATAGTAGGATTGATATCTTCTGTCTTAAGTGCTTTCATAACTGTTTATTTTGTCTTGCAAGCGATGACAAACCCAATAAACTTACAACCATAA
- the rbfA gene encoding 30S ribosome-binding factor RbfA: protein MPNNYRLAKVSSLLKKEITLILQNDLENDLIRDHFVNISKIDLSGDLQHCKIYITSTAQEKVRKEIVANLNIAKSSIRHSLGKRIEMRRVPEIIFKEDVVFDKGLSVLKLLDELKNKTQDKNSEDKDANS from the coding sequence ATGCCAAATAATTACCGTCTTGCAAAAGTTTCTTCTCTTTTGAAGAAAGAAATAACCCTTATTTTGCAGAATGATTTAGAAAATGATCTTATTAGAGATCATTTCGTCAATATTTCTAAGATTGATTTATCAGGTGATTTGCAACACTGTAAAATTTACATAACTTCAACTGCTCAAGAGAAAGTAAGGAAAGAGATTGTGGCAAATTTGAATATTGCTAAAAGCTCCATAAGACATAGTTTAGGTAAAAGAATCGAGATGAGAAGAGTGCCAGAGATAATTTTCAAAGAAGATGTTGTTTTTGATAAAGGGTTATCAGTCTTGAAACTTCTCGATGAATTAAAAAATAAAACTCAAGACAAAAATAGTGAGGATAAGGATGCCAATAGTTGA
- a CDS encoding uroporphyrinogen-III synthase: MPIVDLPLDQRNIIITRSKEGILDIKKIFTSKGANVFDLPAISIGDPDDFNPLDEALNQINDFHWIIFSSSNGIKFVDKRLRYFNSSLKECSKKTKIAVVGQKTSKTLDDFGIKADFIPPEFVAESLIDNFPISGYGLRVFVPRVQTGGRDLIADQFRKAGSRVFEVAAYETRCPDSIPEETIDIISNRKVDAILFSSGKTVSNAASLLEKKLGKHWLEYFDQIKLLTIGPQTTKKCNKIFGRVDGQAQKYTFEGLLDEAINIFS; the protein is encoded by the coding sequence ATGCCAATAGTTGATCTACCCCTTGATCAAAGAAATATAATAATCACTCGATCAAAAGAAGGGATATTGGATATAAAAAAGATATTCACAAGCAAGGGCGCTAATGTATTTGATTTGCCCGCAATAAGTATTGGTGATCCTGATGATTTTAATCCTCTTGACGAAGCATTAAATCAAATCAATGATTTTCATTGGATTATTTTTTCCAGTAGTAATGGGATCAAATTTGTGGATAAAAGACTTAGATATTTTAATAGTTCATTAAAAGAGTGTTCTAAAAAAACAAAAATCGCTGTAGTCGGGCAAAAAACCTCAAAAACTCTTGATGATTTTGGGATTAAGGCTGATTTCATACCTCCAGAATTTGTTGCTGAAAGTTTAATTGATAATTTCCCCATATCTGGTTATGGACTACGAGTCTTTGTACCAAGAGTTCAAACAGGTGGTAGGGATCTAATTGCAGATCAATTTAGAAAGGCTGGTTCTCGTGTATTTGAGGTTGCTGCATATGAAACTAGATGTCCTGACTCAATTCCCGAAGAAACAATTGATATTATTTCTAATCGAAAAGTCGATGCAATTCTTTTCTCAAGCGGTAAAACCGTATCAAATGCTGCTTCTTTACTAGAAAAAAAACTTGGTAAACATTGGTTGGAATATTTTGATCAAATTAAGTTGTTAACTATTGGACCTCAAACAACAAAAAAATGTAACAAGATTTTTGGAAGAGTTGATGGTCAGGCACAAAAATATACTTTTGAAGGACTACTTGATGAAGCAATTAATATTTTTAGTTAG
- a CDS encoding SRPBCC family protein, translated as MGTWLKHEVITVVNAPLENVWDTWSDLDSMSLWMSWIESVKTVDVETNTLPDLTEWTLAANGFRFKWRAQIIERVEKRKLKWKSIGGLPTEGSVVFESNSDQITTVNLAITYELPKMIARFMEENILGKMVTNELQANINRFKDLVEKNYTKNLSN; from the coding sequence ATGGGTACTTGGCTAAAACATGAAGTAATAACAGTTGTTAATGCGCCTCTTGAAAATGTATGGGATACATGGAGCGATTTAGACTCAATGTCACTTTGGATGAGCTGGATAGAATCTGTAAAAACAGTTGATGTAGAGACTAATACGTTACCAGATTTAACAGAATGGACTTTAGCTGCAAATGGTTTTAGGTTTAAATGGAGAGCTCAAATTATAGAAAGGGTCGAAAAAAGGAAACTTAAATGGAAATCTATAGGTGGTTTGCCAACTGAGGGATCAGTAGTTTTCGAAAGTAACAGTGATCAAATCACAACAGTAAATTTAGCCATAACTTATGAGCTACCTAAAATGATTGCGCGTTTTATGGAAGAAAATATTTTAGGCAAAATGGTTACAAACGAATTACAGGCCAATATTAATAGGTTCAAAGATTTAGTTGAAAAGAACTATACAAAAAATTTGTCTAACTAA
- the zds gene encoding 9,9'-di-cis-zeta-carotene desaturase has translation MKIAIVGSGLAGLTAAVNLVDEGHEVEIFESRSFWGGKVGSWEDKDGNHIEMGLHVFFYNYANLFKLMKKVGALDNLLPKDHTHLFINNGGNLKSLDFRFPLGAPFNGLKAFFTTEQLTWLDKFRNALALGTSPIVRGLIDYDGAMKIIRDLDKISFKEWFLNHGGSEKSLERMWDPIAYALGFINCKDISARCMLTIFMMFASKTEASKLNLLKGSPHKWLTQPIVDYITNKGAKIHLNHKVEEIIYEKESSSYSVNQLKISSPEGIKAVFADKFLAACDVPGIKKIIPKEWYQFKEFEGLKKLRAVAVATIQLRYDGWVTELQKDNTGNEPIGLDNLLYSADASFSCFADLALASPADYRKKDMGSLLQCVLTPGDRWMGRSTERITKEIDKEVRRLFPSSKNLKLLWSNVVQIPQSLYREAPGMEPFRPDQKTSISNFFMAGSYTKQDYIDSMEGATMSGHLAAAAILEKKAELAKNLAVS, from the coding sequence GTGAAAATTGCAATAGTTGGTTCTGGATTAGCTGGTCTTACAGCAGCAGTCAATTTAGTTGATGAAGGTCACGAAGTAGAAATTTTCGAGAGCAGGTCATTTTGGGGAGGTAAAGTGGGAAGTTGGGAAGATAAGGATGGCAACCACATAGAAATGGGTTTACATGTATTTTTTTACAATTATGCAAATCTTTTTAAATTAATGAAAAAAGTGGGAGCTCTAGACAATTTACTCCCGAAAGATCATACTCATCTATTTATTAATAATGGTGGTAATTTAAAATCTTTAGACTTCAGATTCCCTCTAGGTGCTCCATTTAACGGACTTAAAGCTTTTTTTACGACAGAACAACTTACTTGGTTAGATAAGTTCAGAAATGCCTTAGCTTTAGGTACAAGCCCAATAGTTAGAGGATTGATAGACTATGACGGCGCAATGAAAATAATTAGAGATCTAGATAAAATTAGTTTTAAAGAATGGTTTTTAAACCATGGTGGAAGTGAAAAAAGCTTAGAAAGAATGTGGGATCCTATCGCATACGCTTTAGGTTTTATTAATTGCAAAGATATTTCAGCAAGATGCATGCTAACTATATTTATGATGTTTGCTTCAAAAACAGAAGCCTCAAAACTTAATCTTTTAAAAGGTTCTCCGCATAAGTGGTTAACTCAACCTATTGTCGACTACATCACAAACAAAGGAGCAAAAATACATCTAAACCATAAGGTAGAAGAAATCATTTATGAAAAAGAATCTTCCTCTTATTCAGTAAATCAATTAAAAATATCTTCTCCTGAAGGAATTAAGGCAGTATTTGCAGATAAATTTCTAGCTGCCTGTGATGTTCCTGGAATAAAAAAAATAATTCCAAAAGAATGGTATCAATTTAAAGAATTTGAAGGTTTAAAAAAACTTAGAGCTGTAGCTGTTGCCACAATCCAATTAAGATATGACGGGTGGGTTACTGAATTACAAAAAGATAATACTGGAAACGAACCAATTGGACTAGATAACCTTCTCTATTCTGCTGATGCCTCTTTCAGTTGTTTTGCTGATTTAGCACTGGCAAGTCCAGCAGACTACAGAAAAAAAGATATGGGATCGCTTCTCCAATGTGTTTTAACTCCTGGCGATAGATGGATGGGAAGATCCACAGAAAGGATTACAAAAGAAATAGATAAAGAGGTTCGCCGTCTATTCCCATCTTCAAAAAACCTTAAATTGCTTTGGAGTAACGTGGTACAAATTCCACAATCACTCTATAGAGAAGCTCCCGGTATGGAACCTTTCAGACCCGATCAAAAAACATCTATATCTAATTTCTTCATGGCTGGTAGTTATACAAAACAAGACTATATAGACTCTATGGAGGGAGCTACAATGAGTGGACATTTAGCTGCCGCTGCAATTTTAGAGAAGAAAGCCGAATTAGCAAAAAATCTTGCAGTAAGTTAA
- a CDS encoding HesB/IscA family protein, translating to MENLEVKQEIKNSDDGKGILITNNAIEQISNLLKGQSDKKALRVGVRSGGCSGMSYTMDFIGTDEINPDDKVYDYSLKADQSFQVVCDPKSLLYIYGMQLDFSKELIGGGFNFVNPNASQTCGCGSSFAV from the coding sequence ATGGAAAATTTAGAAGTTAAACAGGAAATTAAAAATTCTGATGATGGCAAAGGTATCTTAATTACGAATAATGCTATAGAACAAATTTCAAATTTATTAAAGGGTCAAAGTGATAAAAAAGCACTAAGGGTAGGAGTAAGATCAGGCGGTTGTAGTGGTATGAGTTATACGATGGATTTTATAGGAACTGATGAAATAAATCCCGATGATAAAGTTTATGATTATTCATTAAAAGCTGATCAAAGCTTTCAAGTGGTTTGTGATCCTAAAAGTCTTCTATATATTTATGGAATGCAGTTAGATTTTAGTAAGGAATTAATTGGAGGTGGCTTTAATTTTGTAAATCCCAATGCCTCGCAAACTTGTGGTTGTGGAAGCTCCTTTGCAGTTTAA
- a CDS encoding tetratricopeptide repeat protein, protein MNNEINPIEEDFNAALSRYKAGQDLIPIVQDFQKIIQQIPNHFAAWTCLSWLQLLLKNNEEALSAARQAVRLNQQDPQARMNLSLALLATNNKGVRDHIELIKKMSMMMPDVKSELKESVEDGLSRYPDWPELTKVKKWLEF, encoded by the coding sequence ATGAATAACGAAATTAATCCCATCGAAGAGGATTTTAATGCAGCTTTATCAAGATATAAAGCAGGGCAAGATTTAATTCCAATCGTTCAAGATTTTCAAAAAATTATACAGCAAATTCCAAATCATTTTGCTGCTTGGACTTGTTTATCATGGCTTCAATTACTTTTGAAAAATAATGAAGAAGCTTTGTCAGCTGCCAGACAAGCTGTTCGATTAAATCAGCAAGATCCACAAGCAAGAATGAATTTGTCTTTAGCTCTTTTGGCTACCAATAATAAAGGTGTTAGGGATCATATTGAGTTAATAAAAAAAATGTCTATGATGATGCCAGATGTCAAAAGTGAGTTGAAAGAATCTGTTGAAGACGGATTAAGTAGATATCCAGATTGGCCTGAGTTAACTAAAGTAAAAAAATGGTTGGAATTTTAA
- a CDS encoding lipid-A-disaccharide synthase-related protein: MFKILILSNGHGEDLSGSLIAKEFVKSGYSVHALPIVGMGNHYEKEQIKIIGKTKEFRTGGIGYNSFKGRLTEILGGEIFYVLKKLYLTFKIKKKYDYFFVVGDIVPVFFAWVCKKDFFTYLVAYSSHYEGKLKLPWPSKFFLLSQKAKKIYTRDSLTANDLTLQLKKKVSFLGNPFMDKFFPRNKELNKTEFSIGLFPGSRFPEILDNFVFILEVLEVLSDLRYFQKIQFNFAIVNSLSSLKIKEIFQKRGWFKIENIKDNNLLKFQYKFLEVNIYWNNFDKILLKSRCCISMAGTAAEQAIGLGKPVIQIEGKGPQFTKTFAEAQRRLLGKYVFCATNYKDKNDQINQTIKLIIKTIYLLQLNKKFMISCNENAKKRLGENKACLKMVDDMNIVIKND; encoded by the coding sequence TTGTTTAAGATTTTAATACTAAGTAATGGGCATGGAGAAGATCTATCTGGCAGTTTAATAGCTAAGGAATTCGTAAAAAGTGGTTATTCTGTTCATGCTTTGCCAATTGTTGGTATGGGAAACCATTACGAAAAAGAACAAATTAAGATTATCGGTAAAACTAAAGAATTTAGAACTGGAGGAATTGGCTATAATTCTTTCAAAGGAAGACTTACTGAGATATTAGGCGGAGAAATATTTTATGTTTTAAAAAAATTATATTTAACTTTTAAAATAAAAAAAAAATATGATTATTTTTTTGTAGTTGGAGATATTGTGCCAGTTTTTTTTGCATGGGTTTGTAAGAAAGATTTTTTTACATATCTAGTTGCTTATTCCAGCCATTATGAAGGGAAGTTGAAATTACCATGGCCTTCTAAATTTTTCTTGCTCTCACAAAAAGCAAAAAAAATATATACGAGAGATTCCCTTACAGCGAATGATTTAACATTGCAATTAAAAAAGAAAGTGTCTTTTTTAGGCAACCCATTTATGGATAAGTTTTTCCCAAGAAACAAAGAATTAAATAAAACTGAATTTAGTATTGGATTATTTCCAGGAAGTAGATTCCCTGAGATTTTAGATAATTTTGTTTTTATTTTAGAAGTATTAGAGGTATTGTCAGATTTAAGATATTTTCAAAAAATTCAGTTTAATTTTGCAATAGTTAATTCTCTATCTTCATTAAAAATAAAGGAGATATTTCAAAAAAGAGGATGGTTTAAAATAGAAAATATAAAAGATAATAATCTCTTGAAATTCCAATATAAATTTTTAGAAGTCAATATATATTGGAATAATTTTGACAAAATATTATTGAAAAGTAGATGCTGTATCAGCATGGCAGGAACAGCAGCAGAGCAAGCGATTGGATTAGGAAAACCGGTTATTCAGATTGAAGGTAAAGGTCCACAATTTACAAAAACTTTTGCAGAAGCGCAAAGACGTTTGCTTGGAAAATATGTTTTTTGTGCCACTAATTATAAAGATAAGAATGATCAAATCAATCAGACAATAAAATTGATCATAAAAACAATATACCTTTTACAGCTGAATAAGAAGTTTATGATCTCATGTAATGAAAATGCAAAAAAAAGACTGGGTGAAAACAAAGCTTGTCTTAAAATGGTTGATGATATGAATATTGTTATAAAAAATGACTAG